In Prunus dulcis chromosome 2, ALMONDv2, whole genome shotgun sequence, a single genomic region encodes these proteins:
- the LOC117617650 gene encoding maltose excess protein 1, chloroplastic-like isoform X2 has product MAKCLVVPYSYSSTGTRSRTRSSGSASTSKPPGLQVQLQHHHLKYSLIQQNSLSVSAQCYYNTHTLLRRRILCALDSDVPHPLHHQVQGMFTGLLGNLSLLSYFAKKREKEAIVVQTLGVISLYAVFAQLSMAEAMPLPYFVITSVVVATGLVLNFLNYFGLLNAGIWHFWEDFITVGGLSVLPQIMWSTFVPYIPNSILPGVFAFLVALVAVIMARLGKLSAKGIKFVGAISGWTATLLFMWMPISQMWTNFLNPDNIKGLSAFSMLLAMIGNGLMIPRALFIRDFMWFTGSTWASLFYGYGNIVCLYWFNSISKEFFLAATAGLILWIGMTLWRDADVYGYNSPFTSLKELVSGS; this is encoded by the exons ATGGCCAAGTGTCTCGTGGTGCCCTATTCCTATTCCTCTACTGGAACTAGAAGTAGAACAAGAAGTAGCGGCAGCGCTAGCACTAGCAAGCCACCTGGACTGCAAGTACAATTGCAACACCATCATCTCAAATATTCCTTGATCCAACAAAACTCTCTATCCGTCTCCGCCCAATGCTACTACAACACCCACACCTTGCTTCGCCGCCGAATTCTCTGCGCTCTCGACTCTGACGTCCCTCACCCTCTTCATCATCAGGTTCAG GGAATGTTTACTGGTTTGCTTGGAAACCTTTCACTGCTTTCATATTTtgcaaagaagagagagaaggaggcGATTGTGGTGCAGACATTGGGCGTAATTTCCTTATATGCGGTTTTTGCTCAACTTTCCATGGCAGAAGCGATGCCTCTACCTTACTTTGTGATCACCTCCGTGGTTGTGGCAACTGGTcttgttttgaatttcttgaattACTTTGGTCTGCTTAATGCTGGAATCTGGCACTTCTGGGAAGATTTTATTACTGTTGGCGGGCTATCAGTTCTTCCCCAA ATTATGTGGTCTACGTTTGTTCCGTATATACCCAACAGTATCTTGCCTGGAGtatttgcttttcttgttgCTCTGGTGGCTGTTATTATG GCGCGATTGGGGAAACTCTCTGCAAAAGGCATCAAATTTGTTGGAGCTATATCTGGATGGACGGCTACACTTCTTTTCATGTGGATGCCAATTTCGCAAATG TGGACAAATTTCCTAAATCCTGACAACATCAAAGGTTTATCAGCTTTCTCGATGTTGCTTGCAATGATTGGAAATGGACTTATGATCCCACGTGCCCTTTTTATTCGTGATTTTATGTG GTTCACTGGTTCTACCTGGGCTTCTTTGTTTTATGGATATGGAAATATCGTGTGCTTGTATTG GTTCAACAGTATCAGCAAGGAATTTTTCTTAGCAGCAACAGctggtttgattttgtggatag GAATGACTCTATGGAGAGATGCTGATGTCTATGGATACAACTCACCTTTCACATCTTTGAAAGAGTTAGTTTCTGGATCCTAA
- the LOC117619010 gene encoding uncharacterized protein LOC117619010, which produces MNKSQAFSWSRLILNQAIKNPTKAPLPFSGKISTSPHFPTSHAPKPSFSFSGKTHYSTVSSRAAQDLLAEVEREKQREREQRKRAGLDTKDIDQEDEEDYLGVIPLIEKLDKEKLKGDTGDLNLYEEPTDSDSDEDDERFTPDAVKKSFDEFQKKFTRHEELLKNFTEAGTLDDAFKWMNKIDKFEQKHFRLRPEYRVIGELINRLKVAEGKDKFILQQKLNRAMRLVQWKEAFDPNNPANYGVIQHEQVESSVDLLEHAGFEKEKQIIQGVDDDDDEEFNDMKEKDDILLEKLNAIDKKLEEKLAELDHTFGKKGKVLEEEIRDLAEERNDLTEKKRRPLYRKGFDVKIINVNRTCKVTKGGQVVKYSAILACGNYHGVVGYAKAKGPAVPIALQKAYEKCFQNLHYVERHEEHTIAHAIQTTYKKTKVYLWPASTRMGMKAGRTVQTILNLAGFKNVKSKVVGSRNPHNTVKALFKSLNAIETPKDVQEKFGRTVVEKYLL; this is translated from the exons ATGAACAAATCACAAGCATTCTCGTGGTCGCGTCTCATCCTCAATCAAGCCATTAAAAATCCAACCAAAGCCCCACTCCCCTTCTCCGGGAAAATCTCCACTTCCCCACACTTTCCCACCTCTCATGCGCCCAAGCCCTCGTTTTCGTTTTCTGGGAAGACCCATTATTCCACAGTATCATCCAGAGCGGCCCAAGACCTTCTTGCCgaggtagagagagaaaagcagagagaaagagagcagcGGAAAAGGGCTGGTCTGGACACCAAAGACATTGATCAAGAAGATGAGGAGGACTACTTGGGTGTTATACCATTGATTGAGAAGCTCGATAAGGAGAAGCTCAAGGGGGATACTGGGGACTTGAACTTGTATGAGGAGCCTACTGATTCTGATAGCGACGAAGACGACGAAAGGTTCACGCCCGATGCCGTCAAGAAGAGTTTTGATGAGTTTCAGAAGAAGTTTACGCGCCACGAGGAGTTGCTCAAGAACTTCACCGAGGCTG GAACACTTGATGATGCTTTTAAATGGATGAATAAAATTGACAAGTTCGAGCAAAAACATTTCCGGCTTCGCCCTGAATATAGGGTCATCGGTGAGTTGATTAACCGTCTCAAAGTAGCTGAGGGCAAGGATAAATTCATTCTCCAGCAGAAACTAAACAGAGCTATGAGATTGGTGCAGTGGAAGGAAGCCTTTGATCCAAACAATCCTGCCAATTATGGAGTCATTCAGCATGAACAAGTGGAGTCCTCAGTTGATCTCTTGGAACATGCTggatttgaaaaagaaaagcaaattaTACAAGgagttgatgatgatgacgatgaAGAGTTCAATGACATGAAGGAGAAAGATGACATACTGTTAGAGAAACTTAACGCGATTGACAAGAAACTTGAAGAGAAGCTAGCAGAGTTAGATCATACATTTGGGAAGAAGGGTAAGGTTCTAGAGGAAGAGATCAGGGATCTAGCAGAGGAAAGAAATGATTTgacagaaaagaagagaagaccCCTCTACAGGAAA GGCTTTGATGTTAAAATAATCAATGTGAACCGAACTTGTAAAGTTACAAAG GGGGGGCAAGTGGTCAAGTACAGTGCCATATTAGCTTGTGGGAACTATCATGGTGTTGTTGGTTATGCTAAAGCAAAAGGCCCAGCAGTCCCTATTGCTCTTCAGAAG GCGTATGAGAAATGCTTTCAGAATCTACACTACGTAGAACGACATGAGGAGCATACAATTGCACATGCAATACAAACaacttataaaaaaacaaag GTGTATCTCTGGCCTGCGTCCACTAGGATGGGTATGAAAGCAGGAAGAACTGTCCAAACCATTCTAAACTTAGCTGGTTTCAAAAATGTCAAGTCTAAG GTTGTAGGTTCAAGGAATCCTCATAACACAGTTAAGGCTCTCTTCAAATCCCTTAATGCG ATTGAAACTCCAAAGGATGTTCAAGAGAAGTTTGGCCGCACTGTTGTTGAGAAGTACCTGCTGTGA
- the LOC117617650 gene encoding maltose excess protein 1-like, chloroplastic isoform X1 — MAKCLVVPYSYSSTGTRSRTRSSGSASTSKPPGLQVQLQHHHLKYSLIQQNSLSVSAQCYYNTHTLLRRRILCALDSDVPHPLHHQVQSNKSFGQWDSWTAKFSGASNIPFLLLQMPQIILNAQNLLAGNKAALLAVPWLGMFTGLLGNLSLLSYFAKKREKEAIVVQTLGVISLYAVFAQLSMAEAMPLPYFVITSVVVATGLVLNFLNYFGLLNAGIWHFWEDFITVGGLSVLPQIMWSTFVPYIPNSILPGVFAFLVALVAVIMARLGKLSAKGIKFVGAISGWTATLLFMWMPISQMWTNFLNPDNIKGLSAFSMLLAMIGNGLMIPRALFIRDFMWFTGSTWASLFYGYGNIVCLYWFNSISKEFFLAATAGLILWIGMTLWRDADVYGYNSPFTSLKELVSGS, encoded by the exons ATGGCCAAGTGTCTCGTGGTGCCCTATTCCTATTCCTCTACTGGAACTAGAAGTAGAACAAGAAGTAGCGGCAGCGCTAGCACTAGCAAGCCACCTGGACTGCAAGTACAATTGCAACACCATCATCTCAAATATTCCTTGATCCAACAAAACTCTCTATCCGTCTCCGCCCAATGCTACTACAACACCCACACCTTGCTTCGCCGCCGAATTCTCTGCGCTCTCGACTCTGACGTCCCTCACCCTCTTCATCATCAGGTTCAG AGCAATAAAAGTTTCGGGCAATGGGACTCCTGGACAGCAAAATTCTCTGGTGCATCAAATATCCCATTTCTGTTACTGCAAATGCCTCAGATCATACTCAATGCCCAAAATCTTCTGGCAGGAAATAAAGCTGCACTTTTGGCAGTCCCATGGCTG GGAATGTTTACTGGTTTGCTTGGAAACCTTTCACTGCTTTCATATTTtgcaaagaagagagagaaggaggcGATTGTGGTGCAGACATTGGGCGTAATTTCCTTATATGCGGTTTTTGCTCAACTTTCCATGGCAGAAGCGATGCCTCTACCTTACTTTGTGATCACCTCCGTGGTTGTGGCAACTGGTcttgttttgaatttcttgaattACTTTGGTCTGCTTAATGCTGGAATCTGGCACTTCTGGGAAGATTTTATTACTGTTGGCGGGCTATCAGTTCTTCCCCAA ATTATGTGGTCTACGTTTGTTCCGTATATACCCAACAGTATCTTGCCTGGAGtatttgcttttcttgttgCTCTGGTGGCTGTTATTATG GCGCGATTGGGGAAACTCTCTGCAAAAGGCATCAAATTTGTTGGAGCTATATCTGGATGGACGGCTACACTTCTTTTCATGTGGATGCCAATTTCGCAAATG TGGACAAATTTCCTAAATCCTGACAACATCAAAGGTTTATCAGCTTTCTCGATGTTGCTTGCAATGATTGGAAATGGACTTATGATCCCACGTGCCCTTTTTATTCGTGATTTTATGTG GTTCACTGGTTCTACCTGGGCTTCTTTGTTTTATGGATATGGAAATATCGTGTGCTTGTATTG GTTCAACAGTATCAGCAAGGAATTTTTCTTAGCAGCAACAGctggtttgattttgtggatag GAATGACTCTATGGAGAGATGCTGATGTCTATGGATACAACTCACCTTTCACATCTTTGAAAGAGTTAGTTTCTGGATCCTAA
- the LOC117618477 gene encoding uncharacterized protein LOC117618477, which produces MRNPVFKLGLRFATTDLFRKAIRNYSIINRRIIKFKCNDRDRVRAVCAGNCNWVCFASAVNGSEWVRVKKLVDVHDYRTVDHNFHANSTWLAQRYATKLSRLHNEDMRTFKQQVQEDLSVIASKSQIYRTRQKATSITEGTYEKQYELLWDYAAELRMTNVGSTVIIKCEFEGERPRFQRIYICLAAVKQGFLQGCKPVIEFDACHIKGHHLRQLLYIVGVDPNTGMYPIAYTVAEVENYETWSWFCQLLAEDLGIENST; this is translated from the coding sequence ATGCGCAACCCTGTGTTTAAGCTAGGTTTAAGATTTGCAACCACTGACCTATTCAGGAAAGCAATTAGGAACTATTCAATTATCAACAGGAGgataattaaattcaaatgcaATGATCGTGACAGGGTGAGGGCAGTGTGTGCAGGGAATTGCAACTGGGTTTGTTTTGCTTCAGCAGTGAATGGTAGTGAATGGGTTCGAGTGAAGAAGTTGGTTGACGTGCATGATTATAGGACAGTTGACCACAACTTTCATGCTAACTCAACATGGTTAGCTCAGAGATATGCTACTAAACTGTCTAGACTGCATAATGAGGATATGAGAACTTTTAAGCAGCAGGTACAAGAAGATTTGTCTGTGATAGCTTCTAAATCTCAAATATATAGGACAAGGCAAAAGGCAACATCTATAACTGAGGGGACTTATGAAAAACAGTATGAGTTATTATGGGATTATGCTGCTGAACTCAGAATGACAAATGTGGGTAGCACAGTCATTATCAAATGTGAGTTTGAGGGTGAAAGGCCAAGGTTTCAGAGGATTTACATTTGCTTGGCTGCAGTTAAACAAGGGTTTTTGCAGGGATGTAAGCCAGTGATAGAATTTGATGCTTGTCATATCAAAGGTCATCACCTTAGACAATTGTTATATATTGTTGGTGTGGATCCTAACACTGGCATGTATCCTATTGCGTATACAGTGGCTGAGGTGGAGAATTATGAAACATGGTCATGGTTTTGTCAACTGTTGGCAGAGGACCTTGGAATCGAAAACAGCACATGA
- the LOC117617649 gene encoding RNA polymerase sigma factor sigA: protein MMATAAVIGLSTGKRLLNSSFYYSDITEKLFHLNDNHGFLHCHFSSTKNVVTARKPSNCSSRIPSSNRPQQSIRALKEHVDTASAPSSATQQWFQELNDLEEESSDLEYSVEALLLLQKSMLEKQWNLSFEKKVLRDSTSKTTDKKIPVTCSGVSARQRRMTSTKRKTFNKSTCVMHPSTNKPLRAIVSPELLQNHVKGYVKGVLSEDLLTHTEVVRLSKKIKVGLSIEEHKSRLKERLGCEPSDEQLATSLRISRAQLQSKLIECKLAREKLAMSNVRLVMSIAQRYDNMGAEMADLIQGGLIGLLRGIEKFDSSKGFKISTYVYWWIRQGVSRALVENSRTLRLPTHLHERLGLIRNAKIRLEEKGITPSIDRIAESLNMSKKKVRNATEAISKVFSLDRDAFPSLNGLPGETHHSYIADNRLENIPWHGVDAWALKEEVSKLINMMLGEREKEIIQLYYGLENECLTWEDISKRIGLSRERVRQVGLVALEKLKHAARKREMEAMLLKH, encoded by the exons atGATGGCCACAGCTGCTGTTATTGGGCTTAGTACGGGGAAGAGGCTGTTGAATTCTTCCTTCTATTATTCAGACATCACAGAAAAGCTCTTTCATCTCAATGATAATCATGGGTTTTTACATTGCCATTTCTCTTCAACAAAGAATGTTGTCACTGCCAGAAAGCCTTCCAATTGCAGTTCCAGAATTCCATCTTCAAATCGACCTCAACAGTCCATTAGGGCTCTGAAAGAACATGTAGATACTGCCTCTGCTCCTTCATCAGCCACGCAGCAATGGTTTCAGGAGCTCAACGACTTGGAGGAGGAAAGCTCTGATCTTGAATATTCAGTGGAAGCACTTCTTTTGCTACAGAAGTCTATGCTGGAAAAACAATGGAATCTTTCTTTTGAGAAAAAAGTATTAAGGGATTCAACATCAAAGACAACTGACAAGAAGATACCAGTCACTTGTTCTGGGGTATCTGCTCGTCAAAGGAGGATGACTAGTACCAAGAGGAAAACTTTTAACAAAAGCACTTGCGTAATGCACCCTAGCACCAATAAGCCTTTGAGAGCCATTGTCAGTCCGGAGCTGCTTCAGAATCATGTAAAGGGTTATGTGAAGGGAGTTCTAAGTGAGGATTTGCTGACTCACACTGAGGTTGTACGCCTgtcaaagaaaattaaagttggTCTTTCCATAGAGGAGCATAAATCAAG ACTGAAGGAGAGATTGGGATGTGAGCCCTCTGATGAACAACTTGCAACTTCCTTGAGGATTTCCCGTGCTCAATTACAGTCGAAGTTGATTGAATGTAAATTGGCAAGAGAGAAGCTGGCAATGAGCAATGTTCGTTTGGTCATGTCCATTGCTCAGAGATATGATAATATGGGCGCTGAAATGGCTGACCTTATCCAG GGTGGGTTAATCGGACTACTGCGTGGGATTGAGAAATTTGATTCTTCAAAGGGGTTCAAAATTTCTACATATGTTTACTGGTGGATACGTCAG GGTGTTTCAAGAGCACTGGTTGAAAATTCCAGAACCTTAAGACTGCCTACACATTTGCATGAGAGGTTAGGTTTAATCAGAAATGCAAAAATTAGATTGGAAGAGAAAGGAATAACTCCATCAATTGAT AGGATCGCAGAAAGCCTGAACATGTCCAAAAAGAAAGTTAGGAATGCTACAGAG GCAATCAGTAAGGTTTTCTCACTTGATAGGGACGCATTCCCCTCTTTAAATGGCCTTCCAGGAGAAACTCATCATAGT TACATTGCAGATAATCGCCTTGAGAACATCCCGTGGCATGGGGTGGATGCGTGGGCATTGAAG GAAGAAGTAAGCAAGCTCATAAATATGATGCTTGGGGAACGGGAGAAAGAGATCATACAGCTTTATTATGGTCTGGAAAATGAATGTCTTACTTGGGAAGACATTAGTAAACG TATAGGATTGTCCAGAGAAAGAGTTAGGCAAGTTGGACTTGTTGCTCTAGAGAAACTGAAACATGCTGCGAGGAAAAGAGAGATGGAGGCCATGCTACTGAAACATTAA